The Arachis hypogaea cultivar Tifrunner chromosome 19, arahy.Tifrunner.gnm2.J5K5, whole genome shotgun sequence genome has a window encoding:
- the LOC140182357 gene encoding uncharacterized protein, whose product MADGKFAWAPSCGMLPSGIEEYGDGYGPYFEEGHVDIEEGSRDSEEVEQGLKSTRQMGVQEMVAMFLNTVGHGVGAIDGTHIPCVVSPSDQPKFIGRKGYPTQNIMAVCDWDMCFIFALPGWEGTAHDTRVFDNAITTPTMNFPHPPRGKYYLVDAGYPTPKGYIGPYKCERYHLADFRRSSRFTNHNKIVCATMAIHNFIRRHSETDTEFNQYEHANILDGEDNSYVGESSDQTLTIISSAEIDRVRDSIRDQIINHMQ is encoded by the exons ATGGCCGATGGCAAATTTGCTTGGGCTCCCTCATGTGGGATGTTACCTAGTGGCATAGAAGAATATGGTGATGGATATGGACCATACTTTGAGGAAGGTCATGTTGATATAGAAGAAGGTTCCAGAGATAGTGAAGAAG TTGAACAAGGATTAAAATCTACAAGACAAATGGGAGTTCAGGAAATGGTTGCAATGTTCTTAAATACGGTTGGTCATGGAGTGG GAGCAATTGATGGTACTCATATCCCATGTGTGGTTAGCCCAAGTGATCAACCCAAATTTATTGGAAGAAAAGGATATCCAACACAAAATATAATGGCTGTATGTGATTGGGACATGTGCTTTATTTTTGCTTTACCTGGATGGGAAGGCACTGCGCATGATACTCGTGTATTTGATAATGCTATTACAACTCCTACCATGAATTTTCCGCATCCTCCTCGAg GTAAATATTATTTGGTAGATGCCGGTTATCCAACACCGAAAGGATATATTGGTCCATATAAATGTGAGCGCTATCATCTTGCAGATTTTAGGCGTTCTTCTAGATTTACAAATCATAATAAA ATAGTGTGTGCAACAATGgctattcataattttattagaaGACATTCTGAAACAGATACTGAGTTTAATCAATATGAACATGCAAACATTCTTGATGGAGAAGATAATAGTTATGTTGGTGAAAGCTCAGAtcaaactctaaccattatctCTTCTGCAGAAATAGACCGTGTTCGAGATTCGATTAGGGATCAAATTATTAATCACATGCAGTAG
- the LOC112776764 gene encoding uncharacterized protein: protein MNSPTNKTMYPRVKVRHQVHKNEEEDDDGDARNPRLKVFIPSCLRPPSSPSPYASCYASPASTCPPSPSPSVVRKKNVSKPSSMVNAPKCYVPPVSSPRVQINEALQDCSLSSDSGSTGPEKDDSIDENKINTRACRVHRPRAVISSPYNDRLIGSRNETSNGSSSPLKNGTPPQNRHAHCNCKAKSHEDADTPLNTRKPKEPDSNGTIDPVGKKKVHQGSIKSENVSRIWRY from the exons ATGAACTCTCCAACGAACAAAACAA TGTATCCGAGGGTGAAAGTGAGGCACCAAGTTCATAAAAACGAGGAGgaggatgatgatggtgatgcacGGAACCCTAGGTTGAAGGTTTTCATTCCTTCATGCTTGCGACCTccgtcttctccttctccttatgCTTCTTGTTATGCTTCTCCTGCTTCTACttgtcctccttctccttctccttcag TAGTTCGAAAGAAAAATGTCTCCAAGCCATCATCAATGGTTAACGCACCAAAGTGCTATGTGCCACCGGTGTCTTCTCCACGAGTACAGATAAATGAAGCTCTTCAAGACTGCAGTTTATCTTCGGATTCGGGATCAACAGGACCTGAGAAGGACGACAGTATTGATGAGAACAAAATAAATACTAGGGCCTGTCGGGTTCATCGCCCTCGTGCTGTCATCTCTAGTCCTT ATAATGACAGGTTGATCGGGAGCAGAAACGAAACTAGCAATGGAAGTAGTTCTCCTTTGAAGAATGGTACCCCACCGCAAAATAGACATGCACACTGTAACTGTAAAGCTAAATCACATGAAGATGCTGATACTCCTCTAAACACAAGAAAACCCAAGGAGCCTGATTCTAATGGTACAATTGATCCTGTAGGGAAGAAAAAGGTCCATCAAGGCAGCATAAAATCCGAAAATGTAAGTAGGATCTGGAGATATTAG
- the LOC140182358 gene encoding uncharacterized protein gives MRLLLGENNNIQELRNFTKWLLKIGDGLAGNTTDSESIVHIPSNILVKNFETALDDLIDFIYPDMLSNLFVENYFKDRTILAPTLDCVIDVNDKMTVGLPGQERVYLSSGFVCAEEKNIKFELDAFSPEILNGINCSGLPPHKLVVKVGAPVMLLRNIDQTNGLCNGTRMQVRRMRNYVIECKTLTGNKVGSIVLILRLNLILNNEILPVRFQRRQFPIIMSFAMTINTSQGQTLSKVRIYLLRLVFTYGQLYVVLSRVTSKDGLRVLLQDHGHLKDNCTMNVVYRDVFESL, from the coding sequence ATGAGATTGTTACTAGGTGAAAACAATAACATACAAGAACTCAGAAATTTTAcaaaatggctactcaaaattggTGATGGTTTGGCTGGTAATACAACAGATAGTGAATCGATCGTTCATATACCATCTAACATTTTGGTTAAGAATTTTGAGACAGCTTTGGATGAccttattgattttatatatccAGATATGTTATCCAATTTATtcgttgaaaattattttaaggaTAGAAcaattcttgcaccaactctgGATTGTGTCATTGATGTCAACGACAAGATGACTGTAGGGTTACCTGGACAAGAAAGAGTCTACTTAAGTTCTGGCTTTGTGTGTGCTGaggagaaaaatataaaatttgagttAGATGCTTTCTCACCAGAGATTCTAAATGGAATAAATTGTTCAGGTCTACCACCACACAAGTTGGTTGTAAAGGTTGGCGCTCCTGTTATGTTGCTGCGGAATATAGACCAAACTAATGGTTTGTGCAATGGAACGAGAATGCAAGTTAGAAGAATGAGAAACTATGTGATAGAATGCAAGACTTTAACCGGTAATAAAGTTGGAAGTATTGTTCTTATCCTAAGATTGAATCTAATTCTAAATAACGAAATATTACCGGTCAGGTTTCAAAGAAGACAATTCCCAATTATTATGTCATTTGCAATGACAATAAATACATCTCAGGGACAAACTCTATCAAAAGTTAGAATATACCTTCTAAGGCTAGTTTTCACCTATGGTCAATTATATGTTGTGTTATCAAGAGTAACGAGTAAAGATGGTCTGCGAGTGTTGTTGCAAGATCACGGACACTTGAAAGATAACTGCACAATGAATGTGGTATATAGAGATGTTTTTGAGAGCTTATAA